In Anguilla rostrata isolate EN2019 chromosome 1, ASM1855537v3, whole genome shotgun sequence, a genomic segment contains:
- the ganc gene encoding neutral alpha-glucosidase C isoform X4: MVLSLEEGSAPSLLRQKQGNVTQYLPLLDTLVITEKGAQLELQDPDAQVKLLLQVCAINDGTVRVTIDELNPIRERYKVPDVLSGQPVCERLKVVGREKGSLTLGWGSGQYQFRVSDSPFLLEVLCEDEVTVTLNPNGRLYFETLQNPPKPGLSTEPNEQDGDHMGLWKETFKQFVDIKANGPSSVGLDFTLHGFSHVYGLPEHADTFQLKDTRDGEAYRLYNLDVFGYDIHSRLGLYGSVPLLLAHKPKRSIGVFWLNASETLLDIRTSGDGPPATGEGASPPPVKKRRVSAHTDLHWMSESGVIDTFILLGPSPSQAFCQYAELTGYQAMPPLFSLGYHQCRWNYVDEADVEEVDAGFDLHSIPYDVIWLDIEHTDGKRYFTWDPKRFPDPVSLQHHLEERNRKLVVISDPHFKMDALWPLYCEARQGGHFVKDRTGELYQGSCWPGDSCYVDFSNPKTRAWYSSLFALDKYKGSTQFLFVWNDMNEPSVFNGPEQTMPKDAVHAGGWEHRELHNLYGFYQHLATVEGLLARSGGTERPFVLSRSFFAGSQRLGAVWTGDNLATWEYLKISIPMLLSLSITGVAFCGADVGGFFQDPEPELLVRWYQAGALQPFFRGHSAIQTKRREPWLFGDAVTAAIRSAVQQRYRLLPYWYTLFYHAHTTARPPLRPLWVEFPREQCTFAVEHQYMIGSALLACPVTDPGATEVKVLLPGTGESWYDVSTAQVFRGGRTVSFPVTLDTVPLFQHGGAVVSRRTESGSCTADLQKLPFTLTVALDLQGCAEGDLYLDDGYSFNFRDRKQFALRRFSLERGRLLNRCADDRGKYDAECSVQSVRFLGVKKKPSAVTAQISGLLKDCTEVQYQAASNMLTVGGLDLDVEKDWEIRIL, encoded by the exons ATGGTACTGAGCCTTGAAGAAGGAAGTGCACCCAGCTTGCT GCGGCAGAAGCAGGGAAATGTGACACAGTATCTTCCCCTGCTGGACACTTTGGtgataacagagaaaggggcgCAGCTCGAGCTTCAAGACCCAGACGCCCAG GTGAAACTGCTTCTCCAGGTGTGTGCCATCAATGATGGAACAGTTAGGGTTACTATTGATGAACTCAACCCAATTAGAGAACGCTACAAGGTTCCAGATGTTCTGAGTGGACAGCCTGTCTGTGAGCG GTTAAAAGTGGTCGGGAGGGAAAAGGGCTCCCTGACTCTGGGCTGGGGTTCGGGTCAGTACCAGTTCCGGGTCAGCGACAGTCCCTTTCTGCTGGAGGTGTTGTGTGAGGATGAGGTGACCGTCACACTCAACCCAAATGGTCGGCTGTACTTTGAGACACTCCAGAATCCACCCAAgccagg CCTGTCCACAGAGCCAAATGAG CAGGACGGGGACCACATGGGATTGTGGAAGGAGACCTTTAAACAGTTTGTGGACATCAAGGCAAATG GTCCGAGCTCGGTTGGCCTGGACTTCACCCTCCACGGCTTCTCCCATGTGTACGGTCTCCCGGAGCACGCAGACACCTTCCAGCTGAAGGACACCAG AGATGGCGAAGCCTACCGCCTGTACAACCTGGACGTGTTTGGCTATGACATCCACAGCCGGTTGGGTCTGTACGGTTCGGTTCCGCTCCTTCTGGCCCACAAGCCCAAAAGAAGCATCGGGGTTTTCTGGCTCAACGCGTCCGAGACGCTGCTGGACATCCGGACCTCTGGGGACGGTCCCCCGGCCACAGGGGAG GGGGCCAGCCCACCTCCAGTGAAGAAGAGGAGGGTGTCTGCCCACACTGACCTGCACTGGATGTCAGAGAGTGGTGTGATTGACACCTTCATCTTGCTaggcccctccccatcccaggCCTTCTGTCAGTATGCAGAACTAACAG GATACCAGGCCATGCCCCCCTTGTTCTCCCTGGGTTACCACCAGTGCCGCTGGAACTACGTGGACGAAGCCGACGTGGAGGAAGTGGACGCTGGGTTTGACCTCCACTCCATCCCTTATGATGTCATCTGGCTGGACATCGAGCACACGGACGGGAAGCGCTACTTCACCTGGGACCCAAAGCGCTTCCCCGACCCCGTGAGCCTACAGCACCACCtagaggagagaaacagaaaa CTGGTGGTCATCAGCGACCCTCACTTCAAGATGGACGCCCTCTGGCCCCTGTACTGCGAGGCCAGgcagggcggccattttgtgaagGACAGAACGGGAGAGCTGTACCAGGGGTCCTGCTGGCCAG gTGATTCCTGTTATGTGGACTTTAGCAATCCTAAGACCCGGGCATGGTATTCCAGCCTGTTTGCTCTGGATAAGTACAAG GGCTCCACGcaatttctgtttgtgtggaaCGACATGAACGAGCCGTCCGTGTTCAACGGGCCCGAGCAGACCATGCCCAAAGacgcagtgcatgctgggggCTGGGAGCACCGGGAGTTGCACAACCTGTACGGATTCTATCAG CACTTGGCCACAGTGGAGGGTCTGCTGGCTCGGTCTGGGGGCACGGAGAGGCCCTTTGTCCTGTCACGCTCCTTCTTCGCCGGGTCCCAGAGGCTGG gtGCGGTGTGGACGGGCGACAATCTGGCAACCTGGGAGTACCTGAAGATTTCCATCCCCATGCTCCTGTCCCTGAGCATCACGGGCGTGGCCTTCTGTGGAG cGGACGTGGGCGGGTTCTTCCAGGACCCGGAGCCGGAGCTGCTGGTGCGCTGGTACCAGGCGGGGGCGCTGCAGCCCTTCTTCCGCGGCCACTCCGCCATACAGACCAAGCGGCGGGAGCCCTGGCTGTTCGGGGACGCCGTCACCGCGGCGATACGCTCTGCCGTCCAGCAGCGGTACCGCCTGCTGCCCTACTGGTACACGCTGTTCTACCACGCCCACACCACGGCTCGGCCCCCGCTCag GCCGCTGTGGGTGGAGTTCCCCAGGGAGCAGTGCACCTTTGCCGTGGAGCACCAGTACATGATAG GAAGTGCTTTGCTGGCATGTCCAGTGACTGACCCTGGAGCCACAGAGGTCAAGGTTTTACTTCCGGGAACTGGTGAG agcTGGTATGATGTGAGCACTGCTCAGGTCTTCAGAGGTGGCAGGACTGTGAGCTTCCCTGTGACTCTGGACACT GTCCCCCTGTTTCAGCATGGGGGCGCGGTGGTCAGCCGGAGGACGGAGTCTGGATCCTGCACAGCCGACCTGCAGAAGCTCCCCTTCACTCTCACTGTCGCCCTGGA CTTGCAGGGCTGCGCAGAGGGGGACCTGTACCTGGATGACGGATACTCCTTCAACTTCCGGGACAGGAAGCAGTTTGCTCTGCGCCGTTTTTCCCTGGAGCGGGGTCGTCTGCTGAATCG CTGCGCAGACGACAGGGGGAAGTATGATGCAGAGTGCTCTGTGCAGTCCGTCCGCTTCCTGGGGGTGAAGAAGAAGCCGTCTGCAGTGACTGCGCAGATCTCAG GTCTCCTGAAGGATTGCACTGAGGTCCAGTACCAAGCAGCGAGCAACATGCTGACAGTGGGGGGCCTGGATCTGGATGTAGAAAAGGACTGGGAAATTAGGATCCTCTAG